CGTGATCGCCAACAAGATCGACAACATCGACGAAAACCTGGCCCGGGCCGAATTCAGCCCCATGGGTCTGGGTGACGCCATTCCGGTGGCCGGCGCCCATGGGCGTGGTGTTTCGCAGATGCTCGACATCGTCCTGCAGGGGCTGACCTGGGACGAAGACGAAGAAGCCGCTGCCGCCGAAGGCGAGGAAGACGAAGAGGTCGCCGAAGGCGAGGAAGCCAAGCGCATTCCTGGCCCGAGTGAAAAGGATGGCATCAAGATCGCCATCATCGGTCGCCCCAACGTTGGCAAGTCGACGCTGGTCAACCGCATGCTCGGTGAAGACCGCGTCATCGTCTACGACCAGCCCGGCACCACCCGCGACAGTATCTACATTCCGTTCGAGCGCAATGAAGAGAAGTACACCCTGATCGACACCGCCGGGGTGCGCAAGCGCGGCAAGATCCACGAGGAAGTCGAGAAGTTCTCGGTGGTCAAGACCCTGCAGGCCATCAAGGACGCCAACGTGGTGATCTTCGTGATGGACGCTCGTGAAGGCGTGGTCGACCACGACCTGAACCTGCTCGGTTTCGCCCTGGAGTCTGGCCGTGCCATGGTCATCGCCCTCAACAAGTGGGACGGCATGACCCCTGGCGAGCGCGACTACGTGAAGATCGAACTGGAGCGCCGGCTGTTCTTCGTCGACTTCGCCGACATCCACTTCATTTCTGCGTTGCACGGCACCGGTGTGGGTAACCTGTACGCTTCGGTACAGAACGCCTTCAAGTCGGCGGTGACCCGCTGGCCGACCAGCCGCCTGACGCAGATTCTCGAAGATGCGGTCAGCGACCATGCGCCGCCGATGGTCAATGGCCGACGCATCAAGCTGCGCTATGCCCACCTCGGTGGTGCCAACCCGCCGCTGATCGTGATCCACGGCAACCAGGTCGAGGCCGTGCCCAAGTCCTACGTGCGCTACCTGGAGAACACCTACCGCCGCGTGCTCAAGCTGGTCGGTACGCCGATCCGCATCGAGTTCAAGGGCAGCGACAACCCGTACGAGCACATCAAGAACAAGCTGACCGACCGCCAGGTCAACAAGAAGCGCCGCCTGATGTCGCACCACAAGAAGGCCGACAAGAAGCGCCGCGACAAGAAGCGTTGAAGCTGCGGCAAGCCAGAGCGCACGGCGAGGCGCTTTTGCTTGCTCTCGTAGCTTGCCGCTTGTAGCTTGCCGCTCGATCCTGCGCTAGGGTTGAACCCTTCGGTTCATCCCCAGCGCAGGCCTTCCATGCTCGACAGCAAGTTGCCCAATGTGGGCACCACCATCTTTACCGTCATGTCTCAGCTCGCGGCGCAGACCGGGGCGATCAACCTGTCTCAGGGCTTTCCCGATTTCGATGGGCCGCAGGCGCTGCGCGATGCGGTGGGCCGGCACGTGGCCGAGGGACGCAACCAGTATTCACCGATGACCGGCCTGCCCGCCTTGCGCGAGCAGGTGGCGGCGAAGATCGCTCGCCTGTATGGCGCGCAGGTCGATGCCGACAGTGAGGTGACCATTACGCCCGGTGCCACCCAGGCCATCTTCTGCGCCGTGCAGGCGGTGATCCGGCCCGGTGACGAGGTGATCGTCTTCGACCCCTGCTACGACAGCTATGAGCCCTCGGTGGAGCTGGCCGGCGGGCGCTGTGTGCATGTGCAGCTCGATGCCCGGGATTTCTCCATCGACTGGCAGGCACTCAGCGATGCGCTGAGCCCGCGCACCCGCATGATCATCATCAACACGCCGCACAACCCTTGCGGTGCGTTGATCAGTCGAACCGAGCTGGATCAACTGGCCCGGCTGATCGCCGACCGTGACATCTACCTGATCAGCGACGAGGTCTACGAGCACCTGGTCTACGACGGCCGTCAGCATGCCAGTGTCCTGGCCCATGAGGCGCTGTATGCGCGGGCTTTCGTGGTCAGCTCGTTTGGCAAGACTTACCACGTCACCGGCTGGAAAACCGGCTACGTGGTGGCGCCGTCGGCCTTGACCGCAGAGCTGCGCAAGGTGCACCAGTACGTGAGTTTTTGCGGCGTCACACCCTTGCAGTTCGCCCTGGCCGAGTTCATGGCCGAACACCCCGAGCATCTCGACGAGTTGCCAGGGTTCTACCAGGCCAAGCGGGATTTCTTCTGCAACCAACTGGCCGGCTCGCGCTTCACCTTCCAGCCCGTGGCCGGCACCTACTTTCAGCTGGTGGACTATTCGCAGATCCGTCCAGACCTCAAGGATGTCGACATGGCCCTGTGGATGACCCGTGAGCACGGCGTGGCCAGCATTCCAGTCTCGGTGTTCTATCAGCAGCCGCCCGAAGGTCAGCGGCTGATTCGTCTGTGCTTCGCCAAACGTGAGGAGACGCTGCGCCAGGCAGCGGAAAAACTATGCGCGATCTGAACACGCTGCCGCCGCTGAAGCTGGCCCTGGTGCAAACCCAGCTGGCCTGGCACGACCCGCAAGCCAACTTCGCTCACTTCGATGACCTGCTCAAGCAGGCTCACGGTGCTGATCTGGTGATTCTGCCGGAGATGTTCAGCACCGGTTTCAGCATGGATTCGGCAGGCCAGTTCGAGCCGGAGAACGGTCCGGCCGCGCAGTGGCTGCTGGCCCAGGCGCAGCGCCTGGAGGCGGTGGTGACCGGCAGCGTGATCGTGCAGGCCGCCGATGGCAGTTACCGCAACCGTCTGTACTGGGCGCGCCCCGACGGTGAGCTGGCGCACTACGACAAGCGCCACCTGTTCCGCATGGCCGGCGAACATGAGCACTACAGTGCCGGTGAGCAGCAGGTCGTCGTCGAGCTCAATGGCTGGCGCATCCGCCCGCTGATCTGCTACGACCTGCGCTTTCCGGTGTGGAGCCGCGATGCCATGGACACCGATCTGCTGCTGTATGTCGCCAACTGGCCAGGCGCCCGCCGTTTGCACTGGAATCGTCTGCTGCCTGCGCGGGCCATCGAAAACCTCTGCTATGTGGCGGCGGTGAATCGGGTCGGCAAGGATGGCAATGGCCTGGTGTATGCCGGTGACAGCCAAGTGCTGGATTTCCAGGGTGACAGCCTGCTGGAGGTCGGAACAGCCGACGGAGTGTTCACAGCGACCCTGGACGGCGCCGGACTGGCTGCCTATCGCGACCGTTTTCCTGCTTATCTGGATGCTGATACCTTCCGGATACAATGATGCCCTTCAGTTCTCGAGCGAGTGGCCGATACCTTCGGCAACATAAAGGAGCTTGCCATGACCACCATCAATACCAGCTCGTTGACCAGCTATAACAGCGCTCTGTCATTGACCGCTCGCAACGCGACGACGTCCGAGGCGCAAGACGCCGCAGCCGGCAGCAAGGATGCCACGGCGACCGCCGACACCAGCAAGCTTACGGGGACTGCTGCCGGTGGAGGCGCCTCTGGTGCCAAGTCGTCTACCGAGCAGTTGATCGACCAGCTCGAGAAGCAGATCAAGGTGGCCCAGAAGCAACTGCAGCAACTGCAGCAACAGCTGGCAGCTGCACAGAAGAGCAAAGGCTCTGAAGTGGAGAAGGCCGCTCAGGTGGCGACCATCCAGGCACAGATCGCCACCACCAGCGCGCAGCTGGTCAGCTTGCAGGGTTCGCTGATGCAGTTGCAGGCCCAAGGCAGTGTGAACACCACCGCCTGAGATTATCGAGGGCACAAAAAAACCTCCGTTCTCGCCAGAGACGGAGGTTTTTTAATGCCCGGCGCTTACTCGTTCACGTTCATGAACTTCTTCGCCCACTGCACGTAGTCTTCCGGCTGCGTGTAGGTGTGGGTCAGCTCGGTGGCGCTCATTTCGCTGGTCTTGCAGGTGATCTGGCGCTGTGCACGCAGGCTGTCGTAGGTTGCCTTGATCGCCGCGAAGTAGGCCGCGTGACCGTCCACGCAGATGCGTACGCCCATTTCCGCCAGGCGCTTATTGTCCAGCAGCTCTGGGTTGCCGTAGGTGACCAGCATCATCGGCACGGTGATGCCTTCGGAAATCTGCGCCAGATGCTCGAAATCACGTACGCCGACCACGGTGATGCCGTCAACACCGGTGGCCTGGTACTGCTTCATGCGATCGTTGGCCTCGGCCACCGGCAGGATGCCCGCATTGGTGCGGGCGAAGATCGACAGTTCAGGGTCTACACGGGCTTCCAGCGCGGCGCGCATCTTGCCCACGCCTTCCGCTACCGAGATCAGGTCGGTGGATTTGCGGCCGAATTGCGCTGGCAGCAGGGTATCTTCGATGGTCAGGGCCGCCACGCCGGCGCGCTCCAGCTCGATCACGGTGCGCATCACGTTCAGCGCGTTGCCGTAGCCATGGTCGGCGTCGGCAATGAAGGGCAGCTCGGCGACGCGGCCAATACGGGTGGCCTGCTCGACGAACTCGGTGAGGGTGATCAGCGCGAAGTCCGGAGCTGCCAGCACCTGCAGCGAGGCGACCGAGCCGCCGAGGATACCGACTTCGAAGCCGAGGTCGGCCGCGATGCGGGCGGACATGGGGTCGAATACCGAGGCGGTGCGGTAGCAGGAACTGGAAGAGGTCAGCGCACGAAAGCTGCGGCGCAGGCCTTGATGGGAAGCCTTGGGCATAGTCGCTCCATGTAGGGCAGGGTCAGCCTGGCAGCAGCGAGGCCGACGGTTTTCTCAATGCACGGTGAGTCGCTCCGTGCAGGATTCTCGTTCGAAAATCAATGCGATGGTCGTCGTGATAAATAAGGATTACAGCCTAGTGTGGTGACTCACAAGTTCGTGCAAAAAATGGCCAGTGATCTTGGCTGTCAGGCGTGGCCATGCAGCATGGTGGTCAAAGGCACATCAGGATTGTGCAGCCAACTTGTGATTCAACGCACTAGAGGCACGTTAACAGCCAGATGAGATGACCCGAGCAGGTCAAGCGGCTTATGCCTGAAACGTTTAAGGCCGCAATGCTATCACGGTGATTTGGGCGTGCCTTATGCCGAATGTGCGGGGGGTATGCGAGAAATGCAACTTGCACAACGGTGGGGCAAAAACAAGAAGGAACTTCGCCTCAAGCACCAATAAGGTGCATTTTGAGGCGAAATTTGCCGAGGGTCAGGCTGCAGCGGAGGTGGTCGGCGACTGGCTCAACGAGCGGTTCAGTGCGCTGAACAGGGCCTTGAAGCTGGCGGTGGTGATGTTTTCGTCGATACCCACGCCATGCACGGCGCGTTCGCCGTTGACGCGCAGTTCGATGTAGGCCGCCGCCTTGGCGGTCGTGCCAGCACCGATGGCGTGCTCGTTGTAGTCCATGATCTCGACCCGCACTGGCAGGCTGGAGACCAGCGCTTCCAGTGCACCATTACCCTTGCCTTTCCAATGGTGGGTTTCGTCGTTGACGTTGACCTCGGCATCTACGGCACTGGTGTTGTTCTCTTCCTGCAGGCGGTGGCTGACCAGGGCGTACGGTTTATTGGCCTGCAGGTACTCGCGCTTGAACAGGGCGTAGATCTGCTGCGCGGTCATTTCCAGGCCCAGGCGGTCGGTTTCACCCTGCACCACCTGGCTGAACTCGATCTGCATGCGGCGCGGCAGGGAAATACCGTATTCCTGTTCCAGCAGGTAAGTGATGCCGCCCTTGCCGGACTGGCTGTTGACGCGGATCACCGCCTCGTAGCTGCGGCCGATATCGGCCGGGTCGATCGGCAGGTAAGGCACTTCCCAGAGCGCATCGTCCTTCTGCTGGGAGAAGCCCTTGCGGATCGCATCCTGGTGCGAGCCGGAGAAGGCGGTGTGCACCAGGTCGCCGACGTAAGGGTGGCGTGGGTGTACCGGGATCTGGTTGCACTCTTCGACCACCTTGCGGATGCCGTCGATGTCGGAGAAGTCCAGCTCAGGGTCGACACCCTGGGTATAGAGGTTCAGGCCCAGGGTTACCAGGTCGACGTTGCCGGTGCGCTCGCCGTTGCCGAACAGGCAGCCTTCGACACGGTCGGCGCCGGCCATCAGGCCCAGCTCGGTGGCGGCTACGCCGGTGCCACGGTCATTGTGGGTGTGCAGGCTGATCAGCACGCTGTCACGACGGTTGACGTGACGGCAGAACCACTCGATCTGGTCGGCGTAGACGTTCGGTGTCGAGACTTCGACAGTGGCCGGCAGGTTGAGAATGATCTTGTGTTCCGGAGTCGGGTTCCACACCTCGATGACCGCGTCACAGACTTCCTTGGCGAACTCCAGCTCGGTGGCGCTGAAGGTCTCTGGCGAATACTGGAAGGTCCACTGGGTTTCAGGCTGCTGGGCTGCGTACTTGACGAACAGCTTGGCGGCATTGACCGCGATGTCCTTCACGCCTTGCTTGTCCTGGTTGAAGACAATGCGGCGGAACGACGGGCTGGTGGCGTTGTACAGGTGGACGATGGCTTTCTTGGCGCCGCGCAGCGATTCGAAGGTACGGGCGATGAGGTCTTCACGGGCCTGGGTCAGCACCTGGATGGTGGTGTCCTCGGGCACATGGTTGTCTTCGATCAGGGTGCGGACGAAGTCGAAGTCGGTCTGCGAGGCGGCTGGGAAGGCGGCTTCGATTTCCTTGACGCCTACGCTGACCAGGGTCTTCCAGAAGCGCAGCTTCTTGGCCGAGTCCATTGGCTCGATCAGCGACTGGTTGCCGTCGCGCAGGTCGGAGCTGCACCAGATTGGCGCCTGGGTAATGGACTTCGAAGGCCAGGTGCGGTCCGGCAGGTTGATGGTCGGAAACGCACGGTACTTCTTCGAAGGGTCTTTGAGCATGGTCATCGGGCTAATCCTTTGTGCTTGTGCTATAGCGGCCGATAGAGGGCGGCCAGGCAATACGAATGCGGATGAGGCAGGGGCGAGGTCAGACGGTAAGGCCTGGCAGTCGTGCGCTCACCAGATCCAGGCAGGCGTGCTGACGCAGCAGAATGAGGGTTTGAGAGGTTTTCATGGGGCCAACCGTAACCATTGGGGTAAATGTTGGCAAGCAGTTGCAGAAAATTGATAGAAATCTTCTGCTTGACGTTTTTGGTGATTTTTAATGGCTTAAAAATCCATCTTTAAAGTGATTAATTGCGGGACCTTCCTAGCTCCCGCAACCTGGTGTCTTGCCAACCGCCTCGCGAGATCAGGGTTCGAACGCGCCGATGAAAATCGCCGGGTCCACTCGTGCATCGTTGAGGCTGACGTTCCAGTGCATGTGCGGGCCGGTGGCGCGGCCGGTGGCGCCGACCTTGCCCACCACGCCGCCGCGTGGCACCGCATCGCCGACCTTCACGTCGATCTTCGACAGGTGGCAGAACATGCTGATGAAACCCTGGCCGTGGTCGACGAACACGGTCTGGCCATTGAAGAAGTAGTCACCGGTGAGGATCACCTTGCCGGCAGCCGGTGACTTGATCGGCGTGCCGGCTGGCACGGCGAAGTCCAGGCCCGAGTGCGGGTTGCGTTCTTCACCGTTGAAGAAGCGGCGCACACCGAAGCGACTCGACAGCGGGCCATTCACCGGCTTGTCTAGGATCAGGTTGCTCGGCGTGCCAGGGCTGAAGCTGCGATAGGCACGCAACTGCTCGGCCAATTCCCGCTCGTAGCGCTTGGTCTGCTCGGTGTCCGGGGTGACCTGGCTCTGGTTCTTCAGGGTGATGCGCTGTTCCTTGTATTTCTTGCTGCCCACTGTGAAGTTCAGGCTGCGGCCACCACTCACGACCTGCTGGGTGCCGGGCTTGACGCTCAATGGAATGCCGACGATGGCCAGCCAGCCGCCGTCCTGTTCGCGCACCACCAACACCGGCTTGCCCTGGTAGGTGGCCTTGGGCGGCTGTGCGGCATTGCCCAGGTCGATGACCGCCACGCCACCGGGTACCGGCTTGTTGAGCATGCGCGAAATGTAGCTCTCGGCCTGTGCTGGCAGGCAGAGCAGCAGGGCGAACAACGGTGCGATAAGACGAAGCATCGGCGGGTCAGTCCAGAAGGGAAAGGGTTACGGGCGTCAGGTGGTTGTCTTCCACCCGCACTTGCAGCTCGCCTTCGCCCAAGCGGGCAGTGAGGCGCTGGCCGTTGTGGGTCTGCGCGGCCTGGCGGATCGCCTGGCCCCGTTCGTCGAGAAGGATGCTGTAGCCTCGGCCCAAGGTCGCCAAGGGGCTGACCACATGCAGGGTCTGCATCTGGCTGTGCAATTGCAGGCGGCGGGCCTTGATCTGCTCGCGCATCGCTCGCGGCAGGCGCTCGGCCAGGGCATCCAGGCGCTGGCGCAGGAAGGCCAGGGTGCGTCCCGGATGCTGGGCGGCCAGGCGACTCTGCAGGTGAGCGACCTGTAGCTGCTGCTTGCGCATGCCTTGCTCGAAAGCGCGGCGCAGGCGCATATCCAAGTCATCCAGGCGTTGCGCCTGTTGACGCAACCGCTCGCCGGGGTGGCGCAGGCGCCGCGACAGCCCGTCGAGGCGCAATTGCTCACGGGCCAGTTTCTCGCGCATGCGGCTGTGCAGGCGACGTTGCAGGTTCTCGACCCGGCGGTGCAGGTCGCTGGTGTCGGGGGCCAGCAGCTCGGCGGCCGCCGACGGGGTAGGGGCACGCACGTCGGCGACGAAGTCGCTGATGGAAACGTCGGTTTCATGCCCCACTGCGCTGACGATCGGTGTAACGCAGGCGGCGATGGCACGGGCTACGGGCTCTTCGTTGAAGCACCAGAGGTCTTCCAGCGAGCCTCCGCCACGGGCCAGGATCAGCGCGTCGAAGCCGGCGCGGTCGGCCAGTTGCAGGGCGCGGACGATCTGCCCGACCGCCTCGCGGCCTTGCACGGCGGTAGGGATCAGGATCAGCTCGACCTGCGGGGCGCGACGGCGGAACACACTGATGATGTCGCGGATCACCGCGCCGGTGGGCGAGGTGACGATGCCGATGCGGCGTGGGTGCTGGGGCAGGGGCTGCTTGCGTTCGGTGCTGAACAGGCCTTCTTCGCCCAGTTGGGCCTTGAGGGCTTCGAAGGCTTGGCGCAGCACGCCATCGCCAGCGGGCTCGACAGCATCGAGGATCAATTGGTAGTCGCCACGGCCTTCGTAGAGAGAGACCTTGCCGCGGACCTTGACCTGCAGGCCATCCTTGAGCGCCTGGCGTACTCGCGCGGCGTTCTGGCGGAACAGCGCGCAGCGCACCTGGGCGTTGCTGTCCTTGAGGGTGAAGTAGACATGCCCGGACGCCGGGCGCGACAGGTTGGAAATCTCGCCCTCGACCCAGATGCCGGTGAATACGTCTTCGAGCAGCACCCGGGCGCGGCCGTTGAGCTGGCTGACAGTGAGGACTTCCCGGTCCAGGCCGAGTCTTGCGAAAGGGTCTTTGATCATGGCGGCCATCATAAAGGGAAATACGGCCTGGTGCTGGCGCTTTTCCAGACGCTGGCGTTATATGGAAAAACAATGACAAGCGGCACAAGGAGCGTGGAGTGGGCATCGAGCAAGTTATCGAGTGGTTTTCCCAGCTGGGGTTCAGCCCGCTGGACTGGTTGTGCATCGAACTGGCGGTACTGGCCGCCTATATCGTTTTCGGCATCGCTGGCTTCGGTACTGCCCTGGTGGCCGGGCCGGTGCTGATTCACTTCATGTCGTTGTCGCGCATCATCCCCTTGCTGGTCATGCTCGATTTTCTTGCTGCGCTGGGTAATCTGCTGCCGGCTCGGCAGTCGGTGGTCAAGGGCGAGCTGCTGCGCCTGCTGCCCTGTATGGCGGTGGGCTGCACGCTGGGTGTGCTGTTTCTGCTCAACCTCAAGTCCGATGTGCTGCTGTTGCTGATGGGGCTGTTCGTGACCGCCTATGCGTTGTACAGCCTGGCGGTGAAGGTGCGCCCAGCCAATCTGTCGGCCGGCTGGGCGGTGCCGATGGGCATCGTGGGCGGGCTGTTCGGTGCGCTGTTCGGCAGTGGCGGCTTTCTCTATGCCATCTATCTCAATGGTCGCCTGGAGGCCAAGGAGCAGGTGCGCGCCACCCAGGGGGCGCTGATCAGTTGCAGCACCGTGGTACGCCTGGGGTTGTTCATCATCGCCGGGGTCTATGCGCAGATCCCCTTGCTGGTGCTGGCAGCCTGCTTGCTGCCAGCGATGTTGTTCGGCTCATGGGTCGGCCGCTCGCTGACCATGAAGCTGTCCCGCGAAGCCTTCGTGCGGCTGATTACCTGGCTGGTGCTGATCAGCGGCATCGCCCTGCTGGCGCGTTACTTCGGCGGCTGAGGCTTGACCTGTGGCGGCGGCGAATTAAGCTGCCGCCCCTGTTCCATCTTCCTGTGACCCTCGCCATGCCCAGCCAGAGCATCATCGTCCCGCAAATCTCCAGTTTTCCGCTGCACGAGCTCAAGGCGCGCCAGGCATTGCGCTGGCTGGTCAAGCTCAATGTGGTGGAGCCCGAGCTGAGCACCTGCGGGCGTACTGGCAACCGTATGGCCTATGCCATCGCGCCGGGCGCTCGCAAGGTGGTGGAGAACCCCGACGTGCTGCCGTTCGGCCAGCCGGTCAATGGCCTGGAGATCGTCACCCGGCGCTGCATTTATACGCCGCTCGACGGTTTTGCCGAAGAGGCCGGCTGCCCGGAGTGCCGCCAGGAGATCGGTGAGGCGCTGTTCGAAAGCCTGGAAGACTGGATGCCCGGCCACACCGACAATTTCACCTGCCCGCTGTGCGGGCATGAAGATGACATCAACGGCTTCCTGTTTCTTGACCCATGCGGGTTCTCCAACCTGGGTTTCATCTTCAACGATTGGCTAGCTGCCGGCTTCAAGAAGGATTTTCTCGACCAGTTCGCCGCGCGGCTGGACCGTTCGGTGACCTGGGTGAAGGTGCGTTGGCAGGACTGAACGGGGTGGTTTGGGTTTGTAACCGGCTTTGTAAACGGGCCAAGTTTTTGCATTGAGCCGGCCAGTGTGTGTGGGTATAATGGCGCGCTTCCAATTTTCCCGCTCGGGAGCCCCCGCGATGCTGCGTATCAGTCAAGAAGCCTTAACATTTGACGACATTCTCCTTGTACCCGGTTATTCCGAGGTCCTGCCCAACGAAGTCAGTCTCAAAACCCGTTTGACCCGCGGCATCGAGCTGAACATTCCGCTGGTCTCCGCAGCCATGGACACCGTCACCGAAGCCCGCCTGGCCATCGCCATGGCGCAGGAAGGCGGTATCGGCATCATCCACAAGAACATGACCATCGACCAGCAGGCTGCTGAAGTCCGCAAGGTCAAGAAGTTCGAAGCCGGTGTAGTCAAGGACCCGATCACCATCGAGGCCGACGCCACCGTGCGTGACCTCTTCGACCTGACCCGCCAGCACAACATCTCCGGTGTGCCCGTGCTGCACGACGGCGACCTGGTCGGTATCGTCACCTCCCGCGACGTGCGTTTCGAAAGCCGCCTGGACATTCCGGTGCGAGAAGTCATGACCCCCAAAGAGCGTCTGGTCACCGTCCGTGAGGGCGCCGACAAGAACGAAGTGCGTGAGCTGCTGCACAAGCACCGCCTCGAGAAGGTCCTGATCGTCGACGACAAGTTCAGCCTCAAGGGCATGATGACCGTCAAGGACATCGAAAAGGCCAAGGCCTACCCGCTGGCCAGCAAGGACGACCAGGGTCGTCTGCGCGTCGGTGCCGCGGTCGGTACCGGCAAGGACACCGGTGAGCGCGTTGCCGCGCTGGTGGCCGCTGGCGTCGACGTGGTGGTGGTCGACACCGCCCACGGTCACTCCAAGGGCGTGATCGACCGCGTACGTTGGGTCAAGGAGCACTACCCGCAGGTTCAGGTGATTGGCGGCAACATCGCCACCGGCGCAGCGGCCAAGGCCCTGGTCGAGGCAGGCGCCGATGCGGTCAAGGTCGGTATCGGCCCTGGCTCCATCTGCACCACCCGTATCGTCGCCGGTGTCGGCGTTCCGCAGATCAGCGCCATCGCCAACGTTGCCGAAGCGCTGGAAGGCACTGGCGTGCCACTGATCGCCGACGGCGGTATCCGTTTCTCCGGTGACCTGTCCAAGGCCATCGTCGCCGGTGCCTCCGCTGTGATGATGGGTTCGATGTTCGCCGGTACCGAAGAAGCTCCGGGCGAAATCGAACTGTTCCAGGGCCGCTCCTACAAGGCCTACCGTGGCATGGGTTCGCTGGGTGCGATGTCCCAGGCCCAGGGCTCTTCGGACCGCTACTTCCAGGACTCTTCGGCCGGTGCCGAGAAGCTGGTACCTGAAGGTATCGAAGGCCGCGTCGCCTACAAGGGCTCGCTGGCCGCGATCATCCATCAACTGATGGGTGGCCTGCGTTCCTCCATGGGCTACACCGGCAGCGCCAACATCGAAGAAATGCGCACCAAGCCCGAGTTCGTCCGCATCACCGGTGCCGGCATGGCCGAATCCCACGTCCATGACGTGCAGATCACCAAGGAAGCGCCGAACTATCGCGTTGGTTGATCGGGTCGGCAGCTTGGCCTTCGCCAGGCTGCCTCCCAACGAGTTTTGTAGCCGGGGCTGTTTTCGCAGCCCCGTGTCGTTTCTGTTTTTTGACGAGAATGAGCCATGGCCCTCGACATTCACGCCCAGCGTATCCTGATCCTCGACTTCGGTTCCCAGTACACCCAGCTGATTGCCCGCCGCGTGCGCGAAATCGGCGTGTACTGCGAACTGCATCCGTTCGACATGGACGACGCGGCGATTCGCGAGTTCGCACCCAACGGCGTCATCCTGGCCGGTGGCCCGGAGTCGGTCCACGAGGCCAACAGCCCGCGGGCCCCGCAAGCGGTATTCGACCTCAAGGTTCCGCTGCTGGGTATCTGCTACGGCATGCAGACCATGGCCGAGCAACTGGGTGGCCGTGTCGAGGGTTCCGACCTGCGTGAATTCGGCTACGCTCGCGTCGATGTAGTCGGCAAGGCACGCCTGCTCGACGGCATCGAAGACCACGTGGACGCCGACGGTGTACTGGGCCTGGACGTGTGGATGAGCCACGGCGACAAGGTCACCGAGATTCCGGCCGGTTTCCACATCCTGGCCAGCACCCCGAGCTGCCCGATCGCCGGCATGGCCGACGATGCGCGTGGCTACTACGGCGTGCAGTTCCACCCGGAAGTGACCCACACCAAGCAGGGCGGTCGCATCCTGTCGCGCTTCGTCCTCGACATCTGCGGCTGCGAAGCCCTGTGGACCCCGTCGAACATCGTCGAAGACGCCATCGCCAACGTGCGTGCCCAGGTTGGCACCGACAACGTGCTGCTG
The Pseudomonas sp. DTU_2021_1001937_2_SI_NGA_ILE_001 DNA segment above includes these coding regions:
- a CDS encoding sulfite exporter TauE/SafE family protein, coding for MGIEQVIEWFSQLGFSPLDWLCIELAVLAAYIVFGIAGFGTALVAGPVLIHFMSLSRIIPLLVMLDFLAALGNLLPARQSVVKGELLRLLPCMAVGCTLGVLFLLNLKSDVLLLLMGLFVTAYALYSLAVKVRPANLSAGWAVPMGIVGGLFGALFGSGGFLYAIYLNGRLEAKEQVRATQGALISCSTVVRLGLFIIAGVYAQIPLLVLAACLLPAMLFGSWVGRSLTMKLSREAFVRLITWLVLISGIALLARYFGG
- a CDS encoding sugar ABC transporter ATPase, with the translated sequence MPSQSIIVPQISSFPLHELKARQALRWLVKLNVVEPELSTCGRTGNRMAYAIAPGARKVVENPDVLPFGQPVNGLEIVTRRCIYTPLDGFAEEAGCPECRQEIGEALFESLEDWMPGHTDNFTCPLCGHEDDINGFLFLDPCGFSNLGFIFNDWLAAGFKKDFLDQFAARLDRSVTWVKVRWQD
- the guaB gene encoding IMP dehydrogenase, with protein sequence MLRISQEALTFDDILLVPGYSEVLPNEVSLKTRLTRGIELNIPLVSAAMDTVTEARLAIAMAQEGGIGIIHKNMTIDQQAAEVRKVKKFEAGVVKDPITIEADATVRDLFDLTRQHNISGVPVLHDGDLVGIVTSRDVRFESRLDIPVREVMTPKERLVTVREGADKNEVRELLHKHRLEKVLIVDDKFSLKGMMTVKDIEKAKAYPLASKDDQGRLRVGAAVGTGKDTGERVAALVAAGVDVVVVDTAHGHSKGVIDRVRWVKEHYPQVQVIGGNIATGAAAKALVEAGADAVKVGIGPGSICTTRIVAGVGVPQISAIANVAEALEGTGVPLIADGGIRFSGDLSKAIVAGASAVMMGSMFAGTEEAPGEIELFQGRSYKAYRGMGSLGAMSQAQGSSDRYFQDSSAGAEKLVPEGIEGRVAYKGSLAAIIHQLMGGLRSSMGYTGSANIEEMRTKPEFVRITGAGMAESHVHDVQITKEAPNYRVG
- the xseA gene encoding exodeoxyribonuclease VII large subunit, whose product is MIKDPFARLGLDREVLTVSQLNGRARVLLEDVFTGIWVEGEISNLSRPASGHVYFTLKDSNAQVRCALFRQNAARVRQALKDGLQVKVRGKVSLYEGRGDYQLILDAVEPAGDGVLRQAFEALKAQLGEEGLFSTERKQPLPQHPRRIGIVTSPTGAVIRDIISVFRRRAPQVELILIPTAVQGREAVGQIVRALQLADRAGFDALILARGGGSLEDLWCFNEEPVARAIAACVTPIVSAVGHETDVSISDFVADVRAPTPSAAAELLAPDTSDLHRRVENLQRRLHSRMREKLAREQLRLDGLSRRLRHPGERLRQQAQRLDDLDMRLRRAFEQGMRKQQLQVAHLQSRLAAQHPGRTLAFLRQRLDALAERLPRAMREQIKARRLQLHSQMQTLHVVSPLATLGRGYSILLDERGQAIRQAAQTHNGQRLTARLGEGELQVRVEDNHLTPVTLSLLD